Proteins co-encoded in one Longimicrobiaceae bacterium genomic window:
- a CDS encoding acyl-CoA synthetase: MTPPDLPLVARAREHGGRTAVVAPEGTFTYADLLDASARVASALLGGNADLAEARVAFIAPPGWHYVAVQWGIWRAGGIAVPLAVSHPPAEMQYVIRDADASVVVAHPEFAGTVRPLAAEDGRRFLLTTDALAAEPGPLPALEEGRRAMMVYTSGTTGKPKGVVTTHDNIRAQVVSLIDAWGWTADDQILLVLPLHHVHGIVNVLTCALWAGATCEILPGFDADAVWERIEAGELTLFMAVPTIYRKLVAAWEAADPDRQRRMSEGCARMRLMVSGSAALPVQTLERWREISGHTLLERYGMTEVGMALSNPLHGERRPGFVGKPLPGVEARLVDEDGAPVEPGTPGEIEVRGPSVFLEYWRRPEGTAESFRDGWFRTGDVAAVEDGYYRILGRRSVDILKTGGYKVSALEIEEVLRTHPDVVECAVVGVEDPDWGDRICVAVEVRDGAALTLEGLQGWARERLAPYKLPRDLRIVAALPRNAMGKVTKPDVAKLFAP, encoded by the coding sequence ATGACTCCTCCCGATCTCCCGCTCGTCGCCCGCGCCAGGGAGCACGGCGGTCGCACTGCGGTCGTCGCGCCGGAGGGCACTTTCACGTACGCCGACCTCCTGGACGCCTCTGCCCGTGTGGCGTCCGCGTTGCTCGGGGGGAACGCCGACCTCGCCGAGGCGCGCGTCGCCTTCATCGCCCCGCCGGGCTGGCACTACGTCGCCGTCCAGTGGGGGATCTGGCGCGCCGGGGGGATCGCCGTCCCGCTCGCGGTCTCCCATCCGCCCGCCGAGATGCAGTACGTGATCCGCGACGCCGACGCCTCGGTCGTGGTGGCGCACCCCGAGTTCGCCGGGACGGTGCGCCCGCTGGCGGCGGAGGACGGGCGGCGGTTCCTCCTGACCACGGACGCGCTCGCCGCCGAGCCGGGGCCGCTGCCGGCACTCGAGGAGGGGCGGAGGGCGATGATGGTCTACACCAGCGGGACCACCGGGAAGCCCAAGGGCGTGGTCACCACGCACGACAACATCCGGGCGCAGGTGGTCTCGCTCATCGACGCGTGGGGCTGGACCGCCGACGACCAGATCCTTCTCGTCCTCCCCCTCCACCACGTGCACGGGATCGTGAACGTCCTCACCTGCGCGCTCTGGGCGGGGGCCACCTGCGAGATCCTCCCGGGGTTCGACGCGGACGCGGTCTGGGAGCGGATCGAGGCGGGGGAGCTGACGCTCTTCATGGCCGTGCCGACGATCTATCGGAAGCTGGTGGCGGCGTGGGAGGCGGCCGATCCGGACCGGCAGCGCAGGATGTCGGAGGGGTGCGCCCGGATGCGGCTGATGGTCTCGGGCTCGGCGGCGCTCCCGGTGCAGACGCTGGAGCGCTGGCGCGAGATCAGCGGCCACACCCTGCTGGAGCGCTACGGGATGACGGAGGTCGGGATGGCGCTCTCCAACCCGCTGCACGGGGAGCGCCGCCCGGGGTTCGTGGGGAAGCCGCTCCCCGGGGTGGAGGCGAGGCTGGTCGACGAGGACGGTGCACCGGTCGAGCCCGGCACGCCGGGGGAGATCGAGGTGCGGGGGCCTAGCGTCTTCCTGGAGTACTGGCGCCGCCCGGAGGGCACGGCGGAGTCCTTCCGCGACGGCTGGTTCCGGACGGGGGACGTGGCGGCCGTCGAGGACGGCTACTACCGCATCCTGGGGCGTCGGAGCGTGGACATCCTCAAGACGGGCGGGTACAAGGTGTCCGCGCTGGAGATCGAGGAGGTCCTGCGGACGCACCCGGACGTGGTGGAGTGCGCCGTCGTGGGAGTGGAGGACCCCGACTGGGGGGACCGGATCTGCGTGGCGGTGGAGGTGCGGGATGGCGCGGCCCTCACGCTGGAGGGGCTGCAGGGGTGGGCTCGGGAGCGGCTCGCCCCGTACAAGCTCCCGCGGGACCTGCGGATCGTAGCCGCGCTACCGCGGAACGCGATGGGGAAGGTGACCAAGCCGGACGTGGCGAAGCTCTTCGCGCCCTGA
- a CDS encoding type II toxin-antitoxin system HicB family antitoxin: protein MKLRVVVHEADEGGYWAEVPGIPGCATQGETFEELLSNLYEAVEACLSVEIEEPSTESGSRIVEIAV, encoded by the coding sequence ATGAAGCTGCGTGTCGTTGTCCACGAGGCCGACGAGGGCGGATACTGGGCTGAGGTTCCGGGAATCCCGGGCTGCGCCACGCAGGGTGAGACGTTTGAGGAGCTTCTCTCAAACCTCTACGAAGCTGTGGAGGCGTGCCTATCCGTGGAGATCGAGGAGCCCAGCACGGAGAGTGGATCGCGAATCGTAGAGATCGCGGTGTGA
- a CDS encoding Uma2 family endonuclease, with protein sequence MAQTAASVAVTADELLRMPDDGLRRELVRGELREMTPAGYRHGSVAMRIGSHLHVHVEANDLGVAFAAETGFRLESAPDTVRAPDAAFVRKERVDATDDPEGFWPGAPDLAVEVVSPGDSFGEVEEKVFDWLAAGCRMVVVVNPRKRTATVYRSRSDIVVLTEDDELDGRDVVSGWRLPVREIFA encoded by the coding sequence ATGGCGCAGACCGCGGCGTCCGTGGCCGTTACGGCCGATGAGCTGCTCCGGATGCCCGACGACGGGCTCCGGCGCGAGCTCGTGCGCGGGGAGCTGCGGGAGATGACGCCGGCCGGGTACCGGCACGGGAGCGTGGCGATGCGGATCGGGTCGCACCTGCACGTGCACGTCGAGGCGAACGACCTCGGCGTGGCGTTCGCGGCCGAAACGGGCTTCCGTCTCGAATCCGCCCCGGATACGGTACGCGCCCCTGATGCTGCGTTCGTTCGGAAGGAGAGGGTCGACGCGACGGATGACCCGGAGGGGTTCTGGCCCGGCGCACCCGACCTCGCGGTCGAGGTCGTGTCCCCGGGAGACTCGTTCGGCGAGGTCGAGGAGAAGGTGTTCGACTGGCTTGCGGCCGGATGCCGGATGGTCGTGGTCGTGAATCCCCGGAAGCGCACGGCGACCGTCTACCGCTCCCGCAGCGACATCGTCGTGCTCACGGAGGACGACGAGCTGGACGGGCGGGACGTGGTCTCCGGCTGGAGGCTGCCTGTCCGCGAGATCTTCGCGTAG
- a CDS encoding methylmalonyl-CoA mutase family protein — translation MSSIDYGVSPDALLERIAEKEREIAALKESLRAWDAAYERTPKRALNRGGPERGADPADDPVHTSISGAPVKALYTPLDRPDTGAEEAEFYNEKLGVPGEFPFTRGPYGTMYRTRLWTMRQFAGFGTAEETNARYHFLLKRGQTGLSVAFDFPTLMGYDSDHPRSLGEVGKCGVAISSLDDMETLFAGIPLDQVSVSMTINGPAIILFCFYMVAAEKQGVPFHNLRGTVQNDILKEYQAQHAWVYPPEPALRLVIDMFEWASKNAPKYNPISISGYHIREAGSTAGQELAYTLRNGFEYVERGIERGLDVDDFAPRLSFFWDVHNDFFEEIAKFRAGRRIWARQLRDKYGAKNPESWRLRTHAQTAGVTLTAQQPENNIVRVAYQAMAAVLGGTQSLHTNSMDETLALPSEKAVQIALRTQQILAYETGAASTIDPLAGSYYVEALTDRLEAEAEEIFAQVDKLGGVVPGIEVGYFQREIARSAMRQQIEIENADRVIVGVNEFTVEGEEIEIPLLKITEEAELRQRERMAAMRARRDQGEVDRTLKALQDAARSGENVVPAMLDAVRAYATLYEIRYAMEEVFGAYQEPVFF, via the coding sequence ATGAGCTCGATCGACTACGGCGTCTCGCCGGACGCGCTCCTGGAGCGCATCGCGGAGAAGGAGCGGGAGATCGCGGCGCTCAAGGAGAGCCTCCGCGCGTGGGACGCGGCGTACGAGCGCACCCCCAAGCGCGCCCTGAACCGCGGCGGGCCGGAGCGCGGCGCCGACCCCGCCGACGACCCGGTGCACACCAGCATCTCCGGCGCCCCGGTGAAGGCGCTGTACACTCCGCTCGACCGCCCGGACACCGGCGCGGAGGAGGCGGAGTTCTACAACGAGAAGCTCGGAGTCCCGGGCGAGTTCCCCTTCACCCGCGGGCCGTACGGCACCATGTACCGGACCCGGCTCTGGACCATGCGCCAGTTCGCCGGCTTCGGGACCGCGGAGGAGACCAACGCGCGCTACCACTTCCTCCTCAAGCGGGGGCAGACGGGGCTCTCGGTGGCCTTCGACTTCCCCACGCTGATGGGGTACGACTCCGACCACCCGCGCTCGCTGGGCGAGGTGGGGAAGTGCGGGGTGGCGATCTCGTCGCTGGACGACATGGAGACGCTGTTCGCGGGGATCCCGCTGGACCAGGTCTCCGTCTCCATGACCATCAACGGGCCGGCGATCATCCTCTTCTGCTTCTACATGGTCGCGGCCGAGAAGCAGGGGGTGCCGTTCCACAATCTCCGCGGCACCGTCCAGAACGACATCCTCAAGGAGTACCAGGCGCAGCACGCCTGGGTGTACCCGCCGGAGCCGGCGCTCCGCCTGGTGATCGACATGTTCGAGTGGGCGTCAAAGAACGCTCCCAAGTACAACCCGATCTCCATCTCCGGCTACCACATCCGCGAGGCCGGCTCCACCGCCGGGCAGGAGCTGGCGTACACGCTCCGCAACGGCTTCGAGTACGTGGAGCGGGGGATCGAGCGCGGGCTGGACGTGGACGACTTCGCGCCGCGGCTCTCCTTCTTCTGGGACGTCCACAACGACTTCTTCGAGGAGATCGCCAAGTTCCGCGCCGGGCGCCGGATCTGGGCCCGTCAGCTGCGCGACAAGTACGGGGCGAAGAACCCGGAGTCGTGGCGCCTGCGCACGCACGCGCAGACCGCGGGGGTGACGCTGACCGCGCAGCAGCCGGAGAACAACATCGTCCGGGTGGCCTACCAGGCTATGGCGGCGGTGCTCGGCGGGACGCAGTCGCTGCACACCAACTCCATGGACGAGACGCTGGCGCTCCCCAGCGAGAAGGCGGTGCAGATCGCGCTCCGCACGCAGCAGATCCTGGCGTACGAGACCGGCGCGGCCAGCACCATCGACCCGCTCGCCGGCTCCTACTACGTGGAGGCCCTGACCGACCGGCTGGAGGCCGAGGCGGAGGAGATCTTCGCGCAGGTGGACAAGCTGGGCGGCGTGGTGCCGGGGATCGAGGTCGGCTACTTCCAGCGGGAGATCGCCCGCTCGGCCATGCGCCAGCAGATCGAGATCGAGAACGCCGATCGCGTCATCGTGGGCGTGAACGAGTTCACCGTGGAGGGCGAGGAGATCGAGATCCCGCTGCTCAAGATCACGGAGGAGGCGGAGCTGCGGCAGCGCGAGCGGATGGCCGCCATGCGCGCCCGCCGCGACCAGGGCGAGGTGGACCGCACCCTGAAGGCGCTGCAGGACGCGGCCCGCAGCGGCGAGAACGTGGTCCCCGCGATGCTGGACGCCGTGCGGGCCTACGCCACACTGTACGAGATCCGCTACGCGATGGAGGAGGTCTTCGGCGCGTACCAGGAGCCGGTGTTCTTCTAG
- the meaB gene encoding methylmalonyl Co-A mutase-associated GTPase MeaB, which produces MSTDLQTDREQELLQRFRAGQRLALARAISIVENGQTGFERILHELHGDLGRAQRIGITGPPGAGKSTLTSKLTGEFRRLEERVGIVAVDPSSPFTGGALLGDRIRMNNLATDPGVFIRSMAARGSLGGLATTTNEVADLMDAYGCDRVLLETVGVGQSELEIAETADTTVVVLVPESGDSIQAMKAGLMEIADVFVINKADRPGADRLAQEIEVMLHMRLGEAAPAAAGHHGVSLKTVGKAARERSRQAAQEGGGWAIPVLKTVGQSGEGVDELVRTLDRHAVYLRESGELSRRRQRRLAERVRAVVDRDMKKRAWVDGRGDEILDESLPALESGAESPYTVAARIVRAMGLETQRRTET; this is translated from the coding sequence ATGAGCACCGACCTCCAGACCGACCGCGAGCAGGAGCTGCTGCAGCGGTTCCGCGCCGGGCAGCGGCTCGCCCTCGCCCGCGCCATCTCCATCGTCGAGAACGGACAGACCGGCTTCGAGCGCATCCTCCACGAGCTGCACGGCGACCTGGGGCGCGCGCAGCGGATCGGGATCACCGGGCCGCCCGGGGCGGGGAAGTCCACCCTCACCTCCAAGCTCACGGGGGAGTTCCGCAGGCTGGAGGAGCGCGTGGGGATCGTCGCCGTGGACCCGTCCTCGCCCTTCACCGGCGGGGCGCTCCTGGGCGATCGGATCCGGATGAACAACCTGGCCACCGACCCGGGCGTCTTCATCCGCTCCATGGCCGCGCGGGGCTCGCTGGGCGGGCTGGCGACCACCACGAACGAGGTGGCCGACCTGATGGACGCCTACGGGTGCGACCGGGTCCTCCTGGAGACGGTGGGGGTGGGGCAGTCCGAGCTGGAGATCGCGGAGACGGCCGACACCACGGTGGTGGTGCTCGTCCCCGAGTCGGGCGACTCCATCCAGGCGATGAAGGCCGGGCTGATGGAGATCGCCGACGTCTTCGTGATCAACAAGGCCGACCGCCCCGGGGCCGACCGCCTGGCGCAGGAGATCGAGGTGATGCTCCACATGCGCCTGGGCGAGGCGGCCCCCGCCGCGGCCGGGCACCACGGCGTCTCGCTGAAGACGGTGGGGAAGGCGGCCCGGGAGCGCTCCCGCCAGGCGGCGCAGGAGGGAGGCGGATGGGCGATCCCCGTCCTCAAGACGGTGGGCCAGTCCGGCGAGGGCGTCGACGAGCTGGTCCGAACCCTCGACCGGCATGCCGTGTATCTACGGGAGAGCGGGGAGCTGTCGCGGCGCCGGCAGCGGCGTCTCGCCGAGCGCGTCCGGGCGGTCGTGGACCGGGACATGAAGAAGCGCGCCTGGGTCGACGGACGCGGTGACGAGATCCTCGATGAATCGCTCCCCGCCCTGGAGTCCGGCGCGGAGTCGCCCTACACCGTCGCGGCGCGGATCGTGCGAGCGATGGGCCTCGAAACCCAGCGAAGGACCGAGACATGA
- a CDS encoding RES domain-containing protein, which translates to MPTVYRVAKARYPVFDGTGAYLEGGRWNSPGRPVVYGSTCLAGCLLEILVHAGRLQKVPGAHHCARAEIPDDLPVEVVDEARLPGWELEESSSARAYGDAWLAEGRTAVLSVPAAAARPLGRNLLLNPAHPDYPRIRVHAPAPISWDARLFRV; encoded by the coding sequence ATGCCCACCGTCTACCGCGTGGCCAAGGCCCGGTACCCGGTGTTCGACGGCACGGGGGCGTACCTGGAGGGCGGCCGGTGGAACTCCCCCGGCCGCCCCGTCGTGTACGGCTCCACCTGCCTGGCCGGCTGCCTGCTGGAGATCCTGGTGCACGCCGGCCGGCTCCAGAAGGTCCCGGGCGCGCACCACTGCGCCCGCGCGGAGATCCCGGACGATCTCCCCGTAGAGGTGGTGGACGAGGCGCGGCTCCCCGGGTGGGAGCTGGAGGAATCCTCCTCCGCCCGCGCGTACGGCGACGCCTGGCTCGCCGAGGGGCGCACTGCGGTGCTCTCCGTCCCCGCCGCCGCGGCGCGCCCCCTGGGCCGCAACCTCCTCCTGAACCCGGCCCACCCGGACTACCCCCGCATCCGCGTCCACGCGCCCGCGCCGATCTCCTGGGACGCTCGCCTCTTCCGCGTGTGA
- a CDS encoding antitoxin Xre/MbcA/ParS toxin-binding domain-containing protein, with protein MSVDPEKVAEVMGGDEVLYEHVRSTADLQRVVAEGLPVGALDRTVQYVAGSRRAAAVLRDRIVPRATRARRTRLRLAESERVERLARLMALAEHVWEGADDAREFLAAPHPMLDGRSPLEMAETELGARRVERLLMKLEYGLPV; from the coding sequence ATGTCGGTGGATCCGGAAAAGGTGGCCGAGGTCATGGGCGGGGACGAGGTCCTGTACGAGCACGTCCGCAGCACGGCCGACCTGCAGCGGGTCGTAGCGGAGGGGCTGCCCGTCGGTGCGCTGGACCGCACCGTCCAGTACGTCGCGGGGAGCAGGCGGGCCGCCGCGGTGCTCCGCGACCGCATTGTCCCGCGCGCGACGCGCGCCCGGCGCACCCGTCTGCGCCTGGCGGAGAGCGAGCGCGTGGAGCGCCTGGCCCGCCTGATGGCGCTCGCGGAGCACGTGTGGGAGGGCGCCGACGATGCGCGCGAGTTCCTGGCCGCGCCGCACCCCATGCTGGACGGCCGGTCGCCGCTGGAGATGGCCGAGACCGAGCTGGGCGCGCGTCGCGTGGAGCGGCTCCTCATGAAGCTGGAGTACGGCCTCCCCGTCTGA